The following proteins are co-located in the Neisseria sp. Marseille-Q6792 genome:
- a CDS encoding iron chelate uptake ABC transporter family permease subunit has product MPSENKIEFMQGSPRPLWAAFALLLICCGLFLTLNVKGDWDFVLHLRLTKLAALLMVAYAVGVSTQLFQTLTNNPILTPSILGFDSLYVFLQTLLVFTFGGVGYASLPLTGKFGFELVVMMGGSLLLFYTLIRQGGRDLPRMILIGVIFGILFRSLSSLLSRMIDPEEFTAAQANMFAGFNTVHSELLGIGALILLVSAAVVWRERYRLDVHLLGRDQAINLGISYTRNTLWILLWIAALVATATAVVGPVSFFGLLAASLANHFSPSVRHSVRLPMTVCVGGILLVGGQTVFEHFLGMKAVLSVVVEFAGGLVFLYLVLKHKK; this is encoded by the coding sequence ATGCCGTCTGAAAACAAAATTGAATTTATGCAGGGTTCGCCGCGCCCGTTATGGGCGGCATTCGCACTTTTACTGATCTGCTGCGGACTGTTTTTAACGCTCAACGTCAAAGGCGATTGGGACTTTGTACTGCACCTGCGTCTGACCAAACTTGCCGCACTGCTGATGGTCGCCTATGCGGTCGGCGTGTCCACGCAACTCTTCCAAACGCTGACCAACAATCCGATTCTGACCCCTTCGATTTTGGGTTTCGATTCGCTGTATGTGTTTTTGCAGACCTTGCTGGTGTTTACGTTCGGCGGCGTGGGCTATGCTTCCCTGCCGTTGACGGGCAAATTCGGCTTTGAACTGGTTGTTATGATGGGCGGCTCGCTGCTGCTGTTTTACACGCTCATCCGTCAGGGCGGGCGCGATTTGCCGCGTATGATTTTAATCGGCGTGATTTTCGGGATTTTGTTCCGCAGCCTGTCATCGCTGCTTTCGCGCATGATCGATCCCGAAGAATTTACGGCGGCGCAGGCGAATATGTTTGCCGGATTCAATACCGTCCACAGCGAACTTTTGGGCATAGGCGCGCTGATTCTGCTCGTCAGCGCGGCGGTCGTTTGGCGCGAACGCTACCGCTTGGACGTACACCTTTTGGGGCGCGACCAAGCCATCAATTTGGGCATCAGCTACACGCGCAACACCTTATGGATACTGCTTTGGATTGCCGCGCTGGTGGCGACGGCGACCGCCGTGGTCGGTCCGGTAAGCTTTTTCGGGCTTCTCGCCGCCTCGCTTGCCAACCACTTTTCCCCGTCCGTGCGCCATTCCGTCCGCCTGCCGATGACGGTTTGTGTCGGCGGCATCCTCTTGGTCGGCGGACAAACCGTATTCGAACACTTCTTGGGCATGAAGGCGGTATTAAGCGTGGTGGTCGAATTTGCGGGCGGACTCGTTTTCCTCTATCTCGTTTTAAAACACAAAAAATGA
- a CDS encoding ABC transporter permease produces the protein MTAKPFSLNLTNLLLLAVLFAVSLSVGVADFRWSDVFSLSDSQQVMFISRLPRTFAIVLTGASMAVAGMIMQILMRNRFVEPSMAGAGQSAALGLLLMSLLLPAAPLPVKMSVAAVAALIGMLVFMLLIRRLPPTAQLMVPLVGIIFGGVVEAVATFVAYEFEMLQMLGVWQQGDFSSVLLGRYELLWITGGLAVFAYLIADRLTILGLGETVSVNLGLNRTAVLWSGLIIVALITSLVIVTVGNIPFIGLVVPNIISRLIGDKLRQSLPAVALLGASLVLLCDIIGRVIVFPFEIPVSTVFGVLGTALFLWLLLRKPAHAV, from the coding sequence ATGACTGCCAAACCTTTTTCCCTCAACCTGACCAACCTCCTGCTGCTGGCGGTATTGTTTGCCGTCAGCCTGTCGGTGGGCGTTGCCGATTTCCGCTGGTCGGATGTGTTTTCGCTATCCGACAGCCAGCAAGTGATGTTCATCAGCCGCCTGCCGCGCACGTTTGCGATTGTGCTGACGGGCGCGTCGATGGCGGTGGCGGGGATGATTATGCAGATTTTGATGCGCAACCGTTTTGTCGAGCCTTCTATGGCGGGCGCGGGTCAGAGTGCGGCTTTGGGTTTGCTTCTGATGTCCCTGCTGCTGCCTGCCGCGCCGCTGCCGGTCAAAATGTCGGTTGCCGCCGTTGCCGCGCTGATCGGGATGTTGGTCTTTATGCTGCTGATCCGCCGCCTGCCGCCGACGGCGCAACTGATGGTGCCGCTGGTCGGGATTATTTTCGGCGGCGTGGTTGAGGCGGTGGCGACGTTTGTCGCGTATGAGTTTGAGATGCTGCAAATGTTGGGCGTGTGGCAGCAGGGTGATTTTTCGAGCGTGCTGCTGGGGCGGTACGAGCTGCTTTGGATTACGGGCGGTTTGGCGGTGTTTGCCTATCTGATTGCCGACCGGCTGACGATTTTGGGGCTGGGCGAGACGGTCAGCGTGAATTTGGGTTTGAACCGGACGGCGGTGTTGTGGTCGGGTTTGATTATTGTGGCTTTGATTACGTCGCTGGTCATTGTAACGGTCGGCAATATTCCGTTTATCGGGCTGGTCGTGCCGAACATCATCAGCCGCCTGATAGGCGACAAACTGCGCCAAAGCCTGCCTGCGGTGGCTTTGTTGGGCGCGTCTTTGGTTTTATTGTGCGACATTATCGGACGCGTGATTGTGTTTCCGTTTGAAATTCCGGTCTCTACGGTTTTTGGTGTGTTGGGTACGGCTTTGTTTTTGTGGCTTTTGTTAAGGAAACCTGCTCATGCCGTCTGA